The Niallia alba genome includes a window with the following:
- a CDS encoding NADPH-dependent oxidoreductase, translating into MNETIQQLKNHRSYRKYQDKEVTFETLQLIMEAAQAAPSWTNGQHVTAILIRNEARKKRLAELCGNQKHVDNSPAFLVFCADFYRAKLASEMEGKDFKAIEDIDTLLIGATDVGLAMQNAITAAESLGLGTVPIGGIRRNSLQVIEFLQLPTYVIPIAGLCVGYPDEDPGLKPRLPLKSVLQEEKYDENQQPFIENYNDTYKEYLKNRGENPVGWTDRIANFYNKSYYPSNAKMIKQQGFLAKDMHI; encoded by the coding sequence ATGAATGAAACAATACAACAATTGAAAAACCATCGTTCTTACCGCAAGTATCAGGATAAAGAAGTAACTTTCGAAACACTCCAATTGATTATGGAAGCAGCACAAGCCGCCCCTTCTTGGACGAACGGTCAGCATGTAACGGCTATCCTTATTCGAAATGAAGCGAGAAAGAAAAGATTGGCAGAATTATGTGGGAATCAAAAACATGTGGATAACTCCCCTGCTTTTCTTGTTTTTTGCGCAGATTTCTATCGAGCAAAACTTGCTAGTGAGATGGAAGGAAAGGATTTTAAAGCAATCGAAGATATTGATACACTTTTAATAGGAGCCACTGATGTCGGGCTTGCCATGCAAAATGCCATTACTGCTGCTGAATCACTCGGATTAGGTACTGTTCCAATAGGGGGTATTCGTCGCAATTCCTTACAAGTCATTGAATTTTTGCAGCTTCCTACCTATGTCATTCCTATTGCTGGACTTTGTGTTGGTTACCCTGATGAGGATCCTGGTTTAAAACCTAGATTGCCTTTAAAAAGTGTTCTTCAAGAAGAAAAATACGATGAAAATCAACAGCCTTTCATTGAAAACTATAACGATACATATAAAGAATACTTAAAGAACCGAGGAGAAAACCCCGTAGGCTGGACCGATCGAATTGCAAACTTTTATAATAAATCCTACTATCCAAGTAATGCAAAAATGATTAAACAACAAGGATTCCTTGCTAAAGATATGCATATCTAG
- a CDS encoding sensor histidine kinase — protein sequence MFRKTRIRLTILNSIVFILLMVIIGYTIYLYTEKQTYREVNNSLLNGIEDLKRMGERDGRGPVPMLEPKLMLIQWGTSGEIEGASENSFIDYTAEQEYLKPSSTNTLEKKTSSEGYRFQTISTKLEVNGETKTIQIVRNIDSEESMLAQLIIIMSVGIGVGSLFAVLGGYFLAGRALIPIQRSWEAQQQFVSDASHELRTPLAVIQSRTDVLFQKPEATIQERAFDISVISKETRRLSKLVTNLLTLARSDSNQAEIVKTQFAVEEVIQEVVEQYEDIADFQGKKIYASVKNKISFIGDKERIHQLLVILVDNSMKFTMEGGEIELRAIERANSVVIMVKDNGIGIPKEEISKIFNRFYQVEQSRTDREGTGLGLSIAKWIIEKHDGSIKVDSALNKGTTFEINFPK from the coding sequence ATGTTTCGTAAAACAAGAATCAGGCTAACTATATTAAATTCGATTGTCTTCATATTACTAATGGTTATAATAGGTTACACCATTTATCTATACACAGAAAAGCAAACATATCGTGAAGTTAATAATTCTCTTCTTAATGGAATAGAAGACTTGAAAAGAATGGGCGAAAGGGACGGTAGAGGACCGGTTCCCATGTTAGAGCCTAAATTAATGCTTATCCAATGGGGGACGAGTGGAGAAATCGAAGGGGCTTCGGAAAATTCATTTATTGATTATACAGCAGAACAAGAGTATTTAAAGCCAAGTTCTACTAATACATTAGAAAAGAAAACTTCTTCTGAAGGATATCGTTTTCAAACGATATCCACTAAGTTAGAGGTTAATGGGGAAACAAAAACGATTCAAATAGTAAGAAATATTGATTCTGAAGAGAGCATGCTAGCTCAATTAATCATTATTATGTCTGTTGGAATAGGTGTTGGCAGCCTATTTGCAGTACTGGGAGGTTACTTTTTAGCAGGTAGAGCTTTAATCCCTATTCAACGATCGTGGGAGGCTCAACAACAATTTGTTTCGGATGCATCCCATGAACTAAGAACACCGCTAGCTGTTATTCAGTCCCGTACGGATGTGCTTTTTCAAAAACCTGAAGCTACAATCCAGGAAAGAGCATTTGACATATCTGTCATTTCGAAAGAAACAAGAAGATTGAGTAAACTTGTAACAAATTTACTGACATTGGCTCGATCAGATTCAAACCAAGCAGAAATAGTAAAAACACAATTTGCTGTAGAAGAAGTCATTCAAGAGGTTGTGGAACAATATGAAGATATTGCAGATTTTCAAGGGAAAAAAATCTATGCTTCTGTAAAAAACAAAATTTCATTTATTGGTGATAAGGAGAGAATTCATCAATTGCTTGTTATTCTGGTTGATAATAGTATGAAGTTTACAATGGAAGGGGGAGAGATTGAGCTTCGAGCCATTGAGCGAGCTAATTCAGTAGTCATTATGGTAAAGGATAATGGAATAGGTATACCTAAAGAAGAGATTTCAAAAATTTTCAATCGCTTCTATCAAGTAGAGCAATCGAGAACAGATCGAGAAGGGACAGGTTTAGGCCTTTCTATTGCGAAGTGGATCATTGAAAAACACGATGGTTCTATAAAGGTAGATAGTGCGTTAAATAAAGGGACCACTTTTGAAATAAATTTTCCAAAATAA
- a CDS encoding response regulator transcription factor codes for MKLLIVEDNKLLLDSLKTILETEYTVDTADNGEDGMFFAEQNIYDLIILDVMLPYVNGFDIVKQIRKEKIKTPVLFLTAKDALEDRVKGLEYGGDDYLVKPFQTPELQARIKALLRRSGSLDLDEGIKYKGIVLTGKENDVLINEVPIKLTIKQYDLLEYLIQNNGKIVTKEQIFDRIWGFDSDTTIAIVEVFIHQIRKKLEPFDFHKDIQTVRGVGYILKDY; via the coding sequence ATGAAATTACTAATTGTAGAAGACAATAAACTGTTACTTGATTCTTTAAAAACAATACTGGAAACAGAATATACAGTGGACACGGCAGATAATGGGGAAGATGGAATGTTTTTTGCGGAACAGAATATTTATGATTTAATCATCTTGGATGTGATGCTCCCATATGTTAACGGTTTTGATATTGTTAAACAGATTCGAAAAGAGAAAATTAAAACACCAGTATTATTTTTAACTGCAAAAGATGCACTTGAAGACAGAGTGAAAGGGTTAGAATATGGAGGAGATGATTATCTCGTAAAACCATTTCAAACACCAGAACTTCAAGCACGCATTAAAGCTTTATTAAGAAGAAGTGGTTCTCTTGACCTAGATGAAGGTATCAAGTATAAGGGAATCGTCCTTACTGGGAAAGAAAATGATGTTTTGATTAATGAAGTTCCAATCAAATTAACAATAAAGCAGTATGATTTACTCGAATACCTTATTCAAAATAATGGAAAAATAGTAACGAAGGAGCAAATATTCGATCGAATATGGGGATTTGATTCAGATACGACCATTGCCATTGTGGAAGTGTTTATCCATCAAATTCGCAAAAAATTAGAACCTTTTGATTTTCATAAAGATATTCAAACTGTCCGAGGTGTAGGCTATATTTTGAAGGACTATTAA
- the gsiB gene encoding glucose starvation-inducible protein GsiB translates to MADNKMSREEAGRKGGEATSKNHDKDFYQEIGQKGGQATSENHDKEFYQEIGKKGGEATSENHDKEFYQEIGKKGGEATSENHDKEFYQEIGKKGGQATSENHDKEFYQEIGRKGGNSRNDND, encoded by the coding sequence ATGGCAGACAACAAAATGAGCAGAGAAGAAGCAGGTAGAAAAGGCGGAGAAGCTACTTCTAAAAATCACGACAAGGATTTTTATCAGGAAATCGGACAAAAAGGTGGACAGGCTACTTCTGAAAACCATGACAAAGAATTCTACCAAGAAATCGGTAAAAAAGGTGGAGAAGCTACTTCTGAAAACCATGACAAGGAATTTTACCAAGAAATCGGTAAAAAGGGTGGAGAAGCTACTTCTGAAAACCACGACAAGGAATTCTACCAAGAGATTGGTAAAAAAGGTGGACAGGCTACCTCTGAAAACCATGACAAGGAATTTTACCAAGAAATTGGTCGAAAAGGCGGAAATTCTCGTAACGATAACGATTAA
- a CDS encoding HD-GYP domain-containing protein, with translation MGIINAGEFIETVYFKGLQISLMAAGDGTEVIYHKLQPGSSWAMTPEDNWDGFEYFYILSGKLSHRTDEDIVEMKAGQAFFESPIKKYSIFTAEEITEFIYITSQPVFHYYSQCSKDLMELAISIEEKDGYTVDHCERIKHYSMLVGEALDLNRKQITRLNLASFFHDVGKVRVPLEILQKPAKLTEDEWAIMKKHTTFGRDLLEETKIPVLCEVGLIVEQHHERYDGKGYPKGLKESEISIEAAIISVVDSFDAMTTDRVYKKGKAAEEAFQEILNNRGTMYHPLVVDTFIALKEKIINEKGEIL, from the coding sequence GTGGGCATCATTAATGCAGGTGAGTTTATAGAAACCGTTTATTTTAAAGGTCTCCAAATTTCGTTAATGGCTGCTGGAGATGGGACCGAAGTAATCTATCATAAATTACAACCTGGTTCTAGTTGGGCAATGACTCCTGAAGATAATTGGGATGGTTTTGAATATTTTTATATACTCTCTGGGAAATTATCCCATCGAACTGATGAAGATATTGTTGAAATGAAAGCAGGACAAGCTTTTTTTGAGAGCCCTATTAAAAAGTACAGTATTTTTACTGCAGAAGAAATTACAGAATTTATTTATATAACAAGTCAACCAGTTTTTCATTATTATAGTCAATGTTCTAAAGATTTAATGGAACTTGCGATTTCTATAGAAGAAAAGGATGGTTACACAGTAGATCATTGTGAAAGAATTAAACACTACTCCATGCTAGTTGGAGAGGCATTAGATCTTAATAGAAAACAGATTACAAGATTAAACTTGGCTTCTTTTTTTCACGATGTTGGCAAAGTACGAGTTCCATTAGAAATTCTGCAAAAACCCGCTAAATTAACAGAAGATGAATGGGCCATTATGAAAAAACATACTACATTTGGTAGAGATTTACTTGAAGAGACAAAAATACCTGTTCTTTGTGAAGTTGGATTAATAGTTGAACAGCATCATGAGAGATATGATGGAAAAGGTTATCCAAAAGGTCTCAAAGAAAGTGAGATTTCTATTGAAGCTGCCATTATATCAGTCGTCGATTCCTTCGATGCAATGACAACAGATAGAGTATATAAAAAAGGCAAAGCTGCCGAAGAAGCATTTCAAGAAATCTTAAATAATCGGGGTACTATGTATCACCCCTTAGTGGTAGATACTTTTATAGCACTAAAAGAAAAAATCATAAATGAAAAGGGAGAGATTTTATGA
- the ade gene encoding adenine deaminase codes for MREQLEKRIRISAKKEIADIVITNAKIVNVFTGEIMEGDLAIADDTIAGIGRYKGKQIIDGQGKYIVPGLIDGHVHIESSMLTPQEFAKILLLHGVTTVITDPHEIANVAGAAGIQYMLDKSEELPLDIRIMLPSCVPAVPEDSNGATLYAKDLAPFYSHERVLGLAEVMDFPSVFETQTDMIDKLVLTKKHNRLIDGHAAGIEREKLNVYSAADIQNDHEATTLQEAKDRLDLGMYLMIREGTVARDLKALLPVVTLRNSRRCLFVTDDKLVDDLVEEGSVDHSIRLAIEEGLDPITAIQMATINAAECFKLDSIGAVSPGYRADFLLVDNLEKLTIHSVFKNGQCVVENGKLTDEKFVKHPYLDAELPSINCAEVSLEDLKLPLASNTCHIIEIIPNSIVTKEVIEKVNRQNGYFQPSIEKDQLKLVVVERHHQTGNVGKAIVKGFGFKKGAVATTISHDSHNIVAVGTNDADLLLSIHTLQDIDGGIAVVSEGIVVATLPLPIAGLISDQDYLTLYEQLKILNHNVKILQGYDSFNPFLTLSFLSLTVIPTLKLTDKGLFDFYAFSYKDIALEIK; via the coding sequence TTGAGAGAGCAATTGGAAAAAAGAATTAGAATTTCTGCAAAAAAAGAAATTGCCGATATAGTGATTACCAACGCTAAAATTGTTAATGTGTTTACAGGCGAAATAATGGAAGGGGACTTAGCAATTGCTGATGATACAATAGCTGGTATTGGGCGTTATAAAGGAAAACAAATAATTGATGGTCAAGGAAAGTATATTGTTCCTGGTCTCATTGATGGACATGTCCATATAGAAAGCAGTATGCTTACCCCTCAGGAATTTGCGAAAATTCTACTTTTGCATGGTGTTACAACTGTTATCACAGATCCACATGAAATTGCAAATGTTGCGGGGGCGGCTGGAATTCAGTATATGTTAGATAAATCTGAAGAGCTTCCGTTAGATATTCGTATAATGTTGCCATCTTGTGTTCCTGCTGTACCAGAGGACTCAAATGGTGCAACATTATATGCTAAGGATTTAGCGCCTTTTTATTCCCATGAAAGAGTACTAGGATTAGCAGAAGTTATGGATTTTCCCTCTGTTTTTGAAACGCAGACGGATATGATTGATAAACTAGTCCTGACAAAAAAACATAATCGCTTGATTGATGGGCATGCTGCAGGAATTGAAAGAGAGAAATTAAATGTTTATAGTGCGGCTGACATCCAAAATGACCATGAAGCAACAACATTACAAGAAGCAAAGGATCGGTTAGATTTAGGAATGTATCTGATGATTAGAGAAGGTACAGTGGCAAGAGATTTGAAGGCTTTGTTACCTGTTGTAACGTTGAGAAATTCACGTAGATGTTTGTTTGTAACAGATGATAAACTTGTAGATGATTTGGTGGAAGAGGGCAGTGTTGATCACAGTATACGCTTAGCAATAGAAGAAGGATTAGATCCGATTACAGCGATTCAGATGGCCACGATTAATGCTGCTGAATGTTTTAAACTAGATTCAATTGGAGCGGTATCTCCAGGCTATCGAGCTGATTTTCTACTTGTAGATAATCTTGAGAAATTAACCATTCACTCTGTTTTTAAAAATGGTCAATGTGTTGTAGAAAATGGAAAGTTAACAGATGAGAAATTTGTTAAACATCCTTATTTAGATGCTGAGTTACCTTCCATTAATTGTGCAGAAGTATCTTTAGAAGATTTAAAGCTTCCTTTAGCTTCTAACACATGTCATATCATCGAAATTATTCCCAATAGTATTGTTACAAAGGAAGTCATTGAAAAAGTAAACAGGCAAAATGGGTATTTTCAACCATCTATTGAAAAAGATCAATTAAAACTAGTAGTAGTGGAAAGACATCACCAAACTGGAAATGTAGGAAAAGCTATTGTAAAAGGATTCGGTTTTAAAAAAGGTGCAGTTGCTACAACCATTTCTCACGATTCACATAATATCGTTGCGGTAGGAACAAATGACGCTGATCTATTATTGTCCATTCATACATTACAGGACATAGATGGAGGAATTGCGGTTGTATCAGAAGGGATAGTAGTTGCTACATTGCCTTTACCGATAGCTGGCTTAATCTCGGATCAGGACTATTTAACGTTGTATGAGCAGTTAAAAATTTTGAATCATAATGTCAAAATTCTACAAGGGTATGATTCTTTTAATCCATTTTTAACATTATCCTTCTTATCATTAACTGTAATCCCAACCTTAAAATTAACGGATAAAGGATTATTTGACTTTTATGCTTTTTCTTATAAAGATATTGCTCTAGAGATTAAATAG
- a CDS encoding chromate transporter, with translation MYKDLILGMLRAGIFGFGGGPSVIPLIRHEAVTKYKWMDNEEFGDVLAIANTLPGPIATKIAAYLGYRQKGTVGAIVSVLAHILPTCLAMVFLFSFISILSHSPIITSMISAVVPVIAVMLGLMAYEFGEKAVKGLGIYVGIGLTIVCLILLQTFSIHPGIVVLVFLTYGAFHFKLKEKFIHKKERGQ, from the coding sequence ATGTATAAAGATTTAATTCTAGGCATGCTACGTGCAGGTATTTTTGGATTTGGAGGAGGTCCTTCTGTCATTCCACTAATTCGTCACGAAGCGGTGACAAAATATAAATGGATGGATAATGAAGAATTTGGAGACGTATTAGCAATTGCCAATACACTCCCTGGGCCAATTGCTACTAAAATAGCCGCCTATTTAGGTTATCGCCAAAAGGGAACTGTCGGAGCAATCGTTAGTGTTCTAGCTCACATATTACCGACTTGTTTGGCAATGGTATTCTTATTTTCCTTTATATCTATTCTTAGTCACTCACCAATAATAACAAGCATGATTTCAGCAGTTGTTCCTGTAATTGCCGTCATGCTTGGCTTAATGGCATATGAATTTGGAGAAAAAGCAGTGAAAGGCCTGGGAATCTATGTGGGAATTGGACTTACCATTGTCTGTCTCATCCTCTTACAAACATTTTCCATTCATCCTGGTATTGTTGTGCTCGTTTTTCTTACCTATGGAGCATTCCATTTTAAACTAAAAGAAAAATTTATACATAAGAAAGAAAGAGGCCAGTGA
- a CDS encoding chromate transporter, whose protein sequence is MIFVSIFLSFLVANLLGYGGGPASIPLMYEEIVNRYNWLSNTEFSNMLAFANALPGPIATKIAAYVGFGVGGWGGFFIALLATILPSAIALIFLLKIMRKHQDSVIVKGMTLLVQPVITALMLVLTFEMFQDSYHSIGIIQSGVIALVAFLLLQKWKVHPAFVIILAFLYGGLIVPHLS, encoded by the coding sequence ATGATATTTGTCAGTATTTTTCTCAGTTTTCTTGTTGCTAATTTATTGGGATATGGAGGCGGTCCCGCTTCTATTCCGTTAATGTATGAAGAAATAGTAAATAGATATAATTGGTTATCCAACACTGAGTTTTCGAATATGTTAGCTTTTGCTAATGCCTTACCTGGTCCAATTGCGACAAAAATCGCTGCCTATGTAGGATTTGGAGTTGGTGGTTGGGGAGGGTTTTTTATTGCTTTACTTGCAACCATCCTCCCTTCAGCTATAGCACTTATTTTTTTATTGAAAATAATGAGAAAACATCAGGATTCAGTGATTGTTAAAGGTATGACCCTTCTAGTTCAACCTGTCATAACAGCATTAATGCTAGTTTTGACCTTTGAAATGTTTCAGGATTCCTATCATTCCATAGGTATTATTCAATCAGGTGTTATTGCATTAGTTGCATTTTTATTGCTACAAAAATGGAAGGTGCATCCCGCATTTGTCATTATACTTGCCTTTCTTTACGGTGGCCTCATTGTTCCTCACTTAAGTTAA
- a CDS encoding Lrp/AsnC family transcriptional regulator, producing the protein MDKKFYVPNIKLDKIDRHILSLLHENSRISYTDIGKEIGISRVAVQTRVNTLFENGIIEKFTTVINPAKVGKTVSAFFNVDVEPQYLESVANTLADDPAVTSLYHMTGPSKLHMHGIFIDNQEMESFLTNKLYAIKGVVSVDCQILIKRYKSRIGMKL; encoded by the coding sequence ATGGATAAAAAGTTTTATGTTCCTAATATAAAATTAGATAAAATTGATCGACATATTTTGTCCTTGCTTCACGAGAATAGCCGGATCTCCTATACAGATATCGGAAAAGAAATTGGGATTTCTCGAGTTGCTGTTCAAACAAGAGTAAATACTTTATTTGAAAATGGCATAATTGAGAAGTTCACAACTGTTATTAATCCTGCTAAAGTTGGGAAAACGGTCTCTGCTTTCTTTAATGTTGATGTAGAACCTCAATACTTAGAAAGCGTGGCTAATACACTTGCAGATGATCCTGCGGTTACAAGTCTGTACCATATGACAGGTCCAAGTAAATTACATATGCATGGAATATTTATTGATAACCAAGAAATGGAGTCCTTTCTCACAAATAAATTGTATGCAATAAAAGGTGTTGTTAGTGTAGACTGTCAAATTCTTATCAAACGATATAAGAGCAGAATCGGCATGAAGCTATAA
- a CDS encoding 5' nucleotidase, NT5C type — translation MKFGFDIDDTLINLRQHAFELYNKKLKKNITLESFHALKTVEIHEPFGLNAIEGKQLWDSLREEIYFTTCPPFPSAIETLNELVSHGHEVYYITARKKQFAEKTKDWMREVGFPILDSHFYCGMEDHEKIAIIQALKLDYYFDDKPAVLETLQEQSTKLYVKDHPYNQHLEFNRINDWAQLRELY, via the coding sequence ATGAAGTTTGGGTTTGATATAGATGATACACTTATCAATTTAAGGCAGCATGCTTTTGAACTTTATAATAAAAAGTTAAAGAAGAATATTACGTTAGAAAGCTTCCATGCATTAAAAACAGTCGAAATTCATGAACCATTTGGATTAAATGCTATTGAAGGAAAGCAATTATGGGATTCCCTTAGGGAAGAGATTTACTTTACAACTTGTCCCCCTTTTCCATCAGCAATAGAAACACTAAATGAGCTTGTAAGTCATGGTCATGAGGTTTATTATATTACGGCACGGAAAAAACAATTTGCAGAAAAAACGAAAGATTGGATGAGAGAAGTAGGTTTTCCAATTTTGGATAGTCATTTTTATTGCGGAATGGAAGATCATGAAAAAATAGCTATCATCCAAGCGCTTAAGTTAGACTATTATTTTGATGATAAGCCAGCTGTACTGGAAACACTTCAAGAACAATCAACAAAGCTTTATGTGAAAGATCATCCATATAATCAGCATCTTGAGTTTAATCGTATTAATGATTGGGCACAGCTAAGAGAACTGTATTAG
- the ribD gene encoding bifunctional diaminohydroxyphosphoribosylaminopyrimidine deaminase/5-amino-6-(5-phosphoribosylamino)uracil reductase RibD — protein sequence MKLDQDYMRMALELAASALGKTNPNPVVGAVIVKDGVIVGTGLHRKAGEPHAEVHAFRMAGDHAKDATLYVTLEPCSHYGKTPPCALLVKESGVKRVVVATEDPNPQVAGRGINILREAGIEVEVGILQKEAQQLNERFIHNMIHGTPFVISKVAMTLDGKIATHTGHSQWITGEAARKEVHLLRNEVDGILVGIGTVLADNPRLTTRLEGPSKNPIRIILDANLRTPLEAHITDCKEAKTIIVTSAIAHSSKAIALEEKGVDLLTVPSINGQLDLKIALKELYKRGITDILLEGGSEVNASFMRQGLINKYLVYIAPKIVGGTNSYTPFRGEDIDKVEEAVPLRFEKTEWVGADIKITAYPVSNK from the coding sequence ATGAAGCTTGATCAAGATTATATGAGAATGGCGTTGGAACTTGCAGCATCAGCACTAGGGAAGACAAATCCGAATCCAGTGGTGGGAGCTGTGATTGTAAAGGATGGAGTAATTGTCGGCACAGGTCTTCATCGGAAAGCTGGAGAACCACATGCTGAAGTCCATGCTTTTAGAATGGCAGGAGACCATGCAAAAGATGCAACCCTTTATGTTACATTAGAGCCTTGCTCACACTATGGAAAAACGCCGCCATGTGCACTTTTGGTTAAAGAATCTGGGGTGAAAAGGGTAGTAGTGGCAACAGAAGATCCTAATCCACAAGTAGCGGGTAGGGGAATTAACATCTTAAGAGAAGCGGGAATTGAGGTTGAAGTTGGAATCTTACAAAAAGAGGCCCAACAATTAAATGAGCGTTTTATCCATAATATGATTCACGGAACTCCGTTTGTCATTTCCAAGGTTGCAATGACTTTAGATGGAAAAATTGCTACTCATACTGGACATAGCCAATGGATTACGGGTGAAGCGGCAAGAAAGGAAGTCCATCTTTTAAGAAACGAAGTGGATGGTATTTTAGTTGGTATTGGAACAGTATTAGCAGATAATCCTAGATTGACAACCCGATTAGAGGGACCATCAAAAAATCCTATTCGTATTATTTTGGATGCTAATTTAAGGACTCCTTTAGAAGCTCACATAACAGATTGTAAGGAAGCGAAGACAATTATTGTAACTTCTGCAATTGCTCATTCTTCCAAAGCAATTGCTTTGGAAGAAAAGGGAGTAGACCTATTGACAGTTCCTTCTATTAATGGGCAATTAGATTTAAAAATAGCATTAAAGGAATTATATAAGCGCGGAATTACGGATATTCTTCTTGAAGGCGGAAGTGAAGTAAATGCAAGCTTTATGCGGCAAGGACTTATTAACAAGTATCTAGTATATATTGCCCCTAAAATAGTAGGTGGTACAAATTCCTATACGCCATTTAGAGGAGAAGATATTGATAAAGTAGAGGAGGCTGTACCATTACGTTTTGAAAAGACGGAATGGGTTGGAGCAGATATTAAAATAACAGCTTATCCTGTGAGTAATAAATAG
- a CDS encoding GTP cyclohydrolase II encodes MDQNIIDLLQDKMEIIAFNEEQNLSLVGPVKLPVQLDDQVVTFQWYTWLPINKNETKEEVLRSLPALDLADYQQSSVLVYGDFASEENALIRMHSICHTGDIFGSKRCDCGYQLKESMRMIVENGNGALFYLANHEGRGIGLFTKSLAYLLQENGFDTVEANLALDFPDDLRSYEAPLKVLQFLRQKPVKLITNNPKKLEALKKLGLTAEENVPLWGDVSSYNENYLKTKVNKSGHIPLKNTVTI; translated from the coding sequence ATGGATCAAAATATTATCGATCTTCTTCAAGATAAAATGGAAATAATCGCATTTAATGAAGAACAGAATTTAAGCTTAGTTGGACCAGTGAAACTGCCAGTTCAATTAGATGATCAAGTGGTTACTTTTCAATGGTATACATGGTTACCAATAAATAAAAATGAAACGAAAGAAGAAGTTCTTCGTTCCTTACCAGCTCTAGATTTAGCAGATTATCAACAATCATCTGTTTTAGTGTATGGGGACTTCGCATCAGAAGAAAATGCATTAATACGTATGCATAGCATTTGTCATACGGGCGACATTTTCGGTAGTAAACGGTGTGATTGTGGATATCAATTAAAAGAATCTATGAGAATGATTGTGGAGAATGGAAATGGCGCACTCTTTTATTTAGCCAATCATGAAGGAAGAGGTATTGGATTATTTACAAAATCCCTTGCGTACCTTTTACAAGAAAATGGTTTCGATACAGTAGAAGCGAATCTTGCACTTGATTTCCCAGATGATTTGAGAAGCTATGAAGCACCTCTTAAAGTACTTCAATTTCTTCGTCAAAAGCCAGTGAAATTAATAACCAACAATCCTAAAAAGCTAGAAGCTCTTAAGAAACTGGGGCTAACAGCTGAAGAAAATGTTCCGTTATGGGGGGATGTTTCTTCTTATAATGAGAATTATTTAAAGACAAAAGTTAATAAATCTGGTCATATTCCCTTGAAAAATACGGTGACCATTTAA